In Thiospirochaeta perfilievii, a single window of DNA contains:
- a CDS encoding ArsJ-associated glyceraldehyde-3-phosphate dehydrogenase: protein MTKRVLINGFGRMGRLFFRAAFDRSEFEIIAINELKGGPKTAAHLLEFDSIHGTWKRDIKFNDTEILVDGKSIKFSNAKSPIDIDVKDIDIVVECSGVFKDEESLKPYYDNGVNTVLVSAPVKGRALNVVYGINDNLYNPTEHNLVTSASCTTNCLAPVVKVINEKLGIKHGSMTTIHDITNTQTIIDAPHKDLRRARACSQSLIPTTTGSATAITMIYPELKGKLNGLAVRVPLLNASLTDCVFEVNRETSKEEVNSLLKEASESYLEGILGYEERPLVSVDYKDDIRSSIIDGLSTIVINKTQVKILAWYDNEIGYVNRMADFCSKIARSI from the coding sequence ATGACAAAGAGAGTACTAATTAACGGTTTTGGAAGAATGGGTCGACTCTTTTTTAGAGCAGCATTTGATAGAAGTGAGTTCGAAATAATTGCAATAAATGAGTTAAAGGGTGGTCCTAAAACTGCAGCTCATCTACTAGAGTTTGATTCTATACATGGGACTTGGAAAAGAGATATAAAGTTTAATGATACTGAAATTTTAGTAGATGGGAAAAGCATTAAATTTAGTAATGCAAAATCTCCTATTGATATAGATGTTAAAGATATTGATATTGTAGTTGAGTGTAGTGGAGTGTTTAAAGATGAAGAGTCTCTTAAACCCTACTACGATAACGGAGTTAATACTGTATTAGTATCTGCACCTGTTAAAGGTAGAGCATTAAATGTTGTATATGGAATAAATGATAATCTGTATAATCCGACAGAACATAATTTAGTAACCTCTGCATCCTGTACAACAAACTGCTTAGCTCCTGTTGTTAAAGTTATAAACGAAAAACTTGGAATCAAACATGGTTCAATGACTACAATACATGACATTACTAATACACAAACTATAATTGATGCACCACATAAGGACCTAAGAAGAGCAAGGGCTTGTAGCCAATCACTAATTCCAACTACTACTGGTTCCGCTACTGCAATAACAATGATATACCCAGAATTAAAAGGTAAATTAAATGGGCTTGCTGTACGGGTACCACTACTTAATGCATCGTTAACAGACTGCGTTTTTGAAGTAAATAGAGAGACAAGTAAAGAAGAGGTAAACTCTCTATTAAAAGAGGCTTCAGAGTCTTATTTAGAAGGAATACTTGGTTATGAAGAGAGACCTTTAGTATCAGTAGATTATAAAGATGACATTAGATCTTCGATTATAGATGGACTATCAACAATAGTAATTAACAAAACCCAGGTTAAAATATTAGCGTGGTATGATAACGAAATTGGTTATGTTAATAGAATGGCTGATTTTTGCTCTAAGATAGCGAGATCAATATGA
- the arsJ gene encoding organoarsenical effux MFS transporter ArsJ: MKKLGSYIVVTGAYWAFMLTDGALRMLVLLYFHNLGYSPVTLAFLFLFYEVFGVITNLFGGWLAQFKGLKFTLILGLAIQPIALVTLSFMNSNWNPAFAIPFVMIVQAISGISKDLTKMSSKTSIKFLVPKDESSKLFKMVSILTGSKNAIKGFGFFVGGILLQAVGFKYGLWILSALIIIVLILSLFLLPQNIGETKSKICFKKLFDISRPLKLLSGARVFLFASRDIWFVVALPVFFSTYFKWSHSQVGAFMASWVIGYGLVQGLAPTILRYWTKDEAPNSRVAKTISLLLAIVMVLIILLFELNFYIKLTITIGLIIFGFVFALNSSVHSFLVLDYSHGDKAAANVGFYYMANAFGRLIGTLLSGLLFQFGGILWALIGSGTFLVTSYITTRRL, encoded by the coding sequence ATGAAAAAGTTAGGGTCTTACATAGTAGTAACTGGGGCTTACTGGGCATTTATGCTTACAGATGGTGCCCTTAGAATGTTAGTACTGTTATACTTTCATAACCTAGGATACTCCCCTGTTACCTTAGCATTTTTATTTCTTTTCTATGAGGTATTTGGAGTAATAACGAACCTTTTTGGTGGGTGGTTAGCACAATTTAAGGGTTTAAAATTCACTCTAATTTTAGGACTAGCTATTCAACCTATAGCCCTAGTTACACTCTCTTTTATGAATAGTAACTGGAATCCTGCTTTTGCGATCCCTTTTGTGATGATAGTACAGGCAATATCTGGAATATCAAAAGATTTAACCAAGATGAGTTCTAAAACATCTATTAAATTTCTAGTGCCTAAAGATGAGAGTTCAAAGCTGTTTAAAATGGTTTCGATTCTAACAGGATCAAAAAATGCAATAAAAGGATTTGGTTTTTTTGTTGGAGGTATACTTTTACAAGCAGTTGGTTTTAAGTACGGACTTTGGATTTTAAGTGCTTTAATTATAATTGTATTAATTCTATCCCTTTTCCTTTTACCACAAAATATAGGAGAAACAAAAAGTAAAATATGTTTTAAGAAGCTTTTTGATATAAGTAGACCTCTTAAGTTACTATCTGGTGCTAGAGTATTTTTATTTGCTTCTAGGGATATATGGTTTGTAGTAGCCCTACCAGTATTTTTCTCGACCTACTTTAAGTGGAGTCATTCTCAGGTAGGTGCATTTATGGCTAGCTGGGTTATAGGGTATGGATTAGTTCAGGGGTTAGCCCCCACAATTCTAAGGTACTGGACTAAGGATGAAGCTCCTAACAGTAGAGTCGCTAAAACCATCTCTCTATTACTAGCTATAGTTATGGTTCTTATTATTTTACTTTTTGAACTGAATTTCTATATCAAACTTACAATAACAATAGGTTTAATTATCTTTGGTTTTGTTTTTGCCTTAAACTCTTCGGTACACTCATTCCTTGTTCTTGATTATTCTCATGGTGATAAGGCTGCTGCTAATGTAGGGTTTTATTATATGGCAAATGCTTTTGGAAGACTTATAGGAACACTATTATCTGGACTTTTGTTTCAGTTTGGAGGGATTTTATGGGCATTAATAGGTTCAGGAACATTCCTAGTAACCAGTTATATAACAACTAGAAGATTATGA
- a CDS encoding HAD-IG family 5'-nucleotidase, which yields MSIFINRVLNMKHIKLIGFDMDYTLVRYNTEKFEELTHNLASRKLVESFDYPKKLINLKFDFKRAIVGLVTDVRNGNLLQVSRHGKVKIAYHGLNLLDFKKQKDIYQDMAIDLRSPDFKSLDTSFAISNGVLFSQLVQLKSEGVELPSYKQIADDINNAIDILHQDDSLKSIITNNFNKYVIKDPDVTRMLERYIDYGKKLMIITNSDYGYTKKLLDYAINPYLQNHKKWQDVFELVITYADKPRFFKQQSRFLKIDPQTGLMSNHEGRVDKGIFQGGWFGKLQKDLGYSGSEILYLGDHIYGDVVSIKKRCNWRTALVLGDLESEINSLKEAAPVQKKIEDLMGEKQKLEVEINKLDTMRYEGKKVNYSQINKHFEKMDALNIKISDNLQKYKTFFNPYWGEILRAGYDESRYAELVEKYACIYMTKVSDLFKYSPKIYFRPYHRTMPHEEIAFTDILKKC from the coding sequence ATGTCTATATTTATAAATCGTGTACTTAATATGAAACATATAAAATTAATTGGTTTCGATATGGACTATACATTAGTTCGGTATAATACAGAAAAGTTTGAAGAGTTAACCCATAACTTAGCATCAAGAAAACTTGTTGAATCTTTTGATTATCCTAAAAAACTAATTAATCTAAAATTTGACTTTAAAAGAGCGATTGTTGGGCTTGTTACAGATGTGAGAAATGGAAATCTATTACAGGTTAGCCGGCATGGAAAGGTTAAAATAGCATATCATGGCCTTAATCTTTTGGACTTTAAAAAACAAAAAGATATTTACCAGGATATGGCAATAGATTTAAGGTCACCTGATTTTAAAAGTCTTGATACTAGTTTTGCAATATCAAATGGAGTTCTATTCTCCCAACTTGTCCAGTTAAAAAGTGAAGGGGTAGAACTTCCATCCTATAAACAGATTGCAGATGATATTAACAACGCAATTGATATTCTACATCAAGATGATAGCTTAAAATCTATTATTACAAATAATTTTAATAAATATGTAATTAAAGATCCCGATGTCACTAGAATGCTTGAAAGATATATAGATTATGGTAAGAAGCTAATGATTATTACAAACTCTGATTATGGGTATACTAAGAAACTTTTAGACTATGCAATAAATCCATATCTTCAGAATCATAAAAAATGGCAGGATGTATTTGAGTTAGTAATAACCTATGCAGATAAACCTCGTTTTTTCAAACAGCAGTCACGTTTTTTAAAGATTGATCCCCAAACTGGTTTAATGAGTAATCATGAAGGTAGAGTTGATAAAGGTATATTTCAAGGCGGGTGGTTTGGAAAACTCCAGAAGGATTTAGGTTATTCTGGTAGTGAAATACTCTATCTTGGGGATCATATCTACGGAGATGTTGTCTCAATAAAAAAGAGATGTAACTGGCGAACCGCTCTGGTTTTAGGTGATCTTGAATCTGAAATAAATAGTTTAAAAGAAGCTGCTCCTGTTCAGAAAAAAATTGAAGATCTAATGGGAGAGAAGCAAAAACTAGAGGTAGAGATTAATAAACTGGATACAATGCGATATGAAGGAAAAAAAGTTAATTATTCCCAGATCAATAAACATTTTGAAAAGATGGATGCTTTAAATATAAAGATCTCTGATAATTTGCAAAAGTATAAAACTTTTTTTAATCCTTACTGGGGAGAGATTCTAAGAGCAGGTTATGATGAAAGTCGATATGCAGAATTAGTTGAAAAATACGCTTGTATTTATATGACTAAAGTTTCTGATCTATTTAAATACTCCCCTAAAATTTATTTTAGACCATATCATAGAACAATGCCCCATGAAGAGATCGCATTTACAGACATATTGAAAAAGTGCTAA
- a CDS encoding arginine deiminase, protein MSFYNVKSEVGKLEAVLLHRPGKELEKLTPQYLEELLFDDIPWLGKMQEEHDSFADALRNRGCKVYYYDQMLEEILNENHVKNEIISEIIGFSGISKLKEKDVITEYLKSRDSKELTEILISGLHKNVINYQKSNRSLSYYIKDDYPYYINPIPNLYFTRDPGTVIGNGVSINSMKTHARNRETMTLSYINKYHRDIKASTPPLWYNYHNTDSIEGGDILVLSEKAIAVGCSARTSPEAIEVLAENLFKVESGIREVLVIEIPVKRAYMHLDTVFTMLDINKFTIFPEIKDELKIFKITPALKGIGLLKITPKDSLRTALNEALDRDDVQILHSGGHDKITAAREQWNDSTNTLAVAPGTVVTYRRNKASNETLRNNGIEVIEIEGSELVRGRGGPRCMSMPLRRASII, encoded by the coding sequence ATGTCTTTCTATAATGTAAAATCTGAAGTTGGAAAACTTGAGGCTGTACTTCTGCATAGACCAGGAAAAGAGCTAGAAAAACTAACACCCCAGTATCTAGAAGAGCTTCTTTTTGATGATATCCCGTGGTTGGGGAAAATGCAGGAGGAGCACGATTCATTCGCTGATGCTCTAAGAAATAGAGGATGTAAAGTTTACTATTATGATCAAATGCTTGAAGAGATCTTAAATGAAAACCATGTCAAAAATGAAATAATCTCTGAAATAATTGGTTTCTCTGGAATATCAAAACTAAAAGAGAAGGATGTTATTACCGAATATTTAAAATCAAGGGATTCAAAAGAACTTACAGAGATTCTTATTTCAGGTCTTCATAAAAATGTAATAAACTATCAAAAATCTAATAGGAGCCTATCCTATTACATTAAAGATGATTATCCATATTATATTAACCCAATACCTAACCTCTATTTCACTAGGGATCCAGGAACGGTTATAGGAAATGGGGTTTCAATAAACTCTATGAAGACACATGCCAGAAATAGAGAGACAATGACTCTATCATATATAAATAAATATCACAGGGATATAAAAGCCTCTACCCCTCCCTTGTGGTATAATTACCATAATACCGATTCAATAGAGGGTGGAGACATTCTAGTTTTAAGTGAGAAAGCAATAGCTGTAGGATGTAGTGCACGAACTTCACCAGAAGCAATAGAAGTACTGGCTGAAAACTTATTTAAGGTCGAGTCTGGAATACGAGAAGTTCTTGTAATTGAGATACCTGTAAAAAGAGCATATATGCACCTGGACACTGTTTTTACAATGCTTGATATTAATAAGTTCACGATTTTCCCGGAAATAAAAGATGAATTAAAAATATTTAAGATAACCCCTGCCCTTAAGGGAATAGGCTTATTAAAAATTACACCAAAAGATAGTTTAAGAACAGCATTAAATGAAGCTTTGGACAGAGATGATGTCCAAATACTACATAGTGGTGGGCATGATAAAATAACTGCAGCAAGGGAACAGTGGAACGATAGTACAAATACACTTGCTGTAGCACCTGGAACTGTTGTTACATACAGAAGAAATAAAGCTTCCAATGAAACCCTTAGAAACAATGGAATTGAGGTTATTGAAATAGAGGGATCAGAACTGGTTCGAGGCCGGGGTGGCCCACGATGTATGAGCATGCCTCTAAGGAGAGCTTCTATAATATAA
- the hrpB gene encoding ATP-dependent helicase HrpB, producing MLEVEINYSNVKSPLNSVEYLPIYSVITNIKLALNTSSSCVIKAATGAGKSSVVPLELLGEDWIKDRKIILVEPRRIAARSVANWMAKTLGESIGQSVGYRVHLDTKVSESTIVEVVTEGVFVNKLLSDPELLDTACVIFDEFHERSVDLDLSLSLLKECQEVVRDDLKLIIMSATIDTSQISLYLDNAPIIESEGRSYPVDILYEPGTNSDLLSYSFYSDLLLAVVNSVIDVINNYQGSILVFLPGVGEIKRVLTLLSNKLPSDILVLPLYSGLSREDQELAIAPSDSTRKVVLSTSIAESSITIDGVNIVIDSGLIRRPTFNSKNGMESLETIFVSQASADQRAGRAGRTKPGVCIRLWDSHKKLQKVIEPGILREDLTPTVLNLAAWGYVDLSSLNWLTPPNVSLFNNALDLLVSLGCINDSGITAKGRTVRSLPVHPRLGSMVYEAKKVDMLHTATFVAAILSEKDFINYPNRLSQSDIFYRLEACLNRSVYPGTINKYGLKRVKDYANSMHSGNTVSFNTSSLGKLLMYAYPDRVAKSIGEGRFITINGVEVSLLDHDTLYNCPYIIVLNSGGTNRINKVYLAHEITTSDLYDRFKTTMEWSSELIYDKNRSMFRLHKEYKLGAIVLKSETLNKIPTDLYQSLLISYLSKNGLSTLNWDKKCNSFVDRVNFLNRIDKDKFPDFSSTALIADLNWLKPFITSGGIDLLSALKGLLGWDRLKLIDELAPTHIVVPSGSNIPLDYSTGEVILKVRLQELFGLTVTPVVYNNQVPITIHLLSPASRPIQITKDLKSFWDNTYIDVKKDLKGRYPKHHWPDNPYQATPTNRVKGKGKKQRH from the coding sequence TTGCTGGAGGTAGAAATTAATTATTCAAACGTAAAATCACCCTTAAATAGTGTAGAATATCTACCTATATACAGTGTTATAACAAATATAAAATTAGCCCTAAACACTTCTTCCTCCTGTGTTATTAAAGCAGCTACAGGAGCCGGTAAAAGCAGTGTTGTACCCTTGGAACTTCTAGGGGAGGATTGGATTAAAGATCGAAAAATTATTCTAGTTGAACCAAGACGTATAGCAGCTAGAAGTGTCGCCAATTGGATGGCTAAAACCCTAGGGGAGAGTATTGGGCAGAGTGTTGGTTATAGAGTCCATTTGGATACAAAAGTCTCTGAATCTACAATTGTTGAAGTAGTTACAGAGGGTGTTTTTGTAAACAAGTTATTATCTGACCCTGAACTATTAGATACAGCATGTGTTATATTTGATGAATTTCATGAGAGATCTGTTGATTTAGACCTCTCTTTATCTTTGTTAAAAGAGTGCCAAGAAGTAGTACGGGATGATCTTAAACTAATTATTATGTCTGCAACTATAGATACATCACAAATCTCATTATATTTAGATAATGCACCAATAATTGAGAGTGAAGGTAGATCTTATCCTGTTGATATTCTCTATGAGCCAGGAACTAATTCTGATCTTCTATCCTACTCATTCTACTCAGATCTACTCTTGGCAGTAGTTAACAGTGTTATTGATGTAATAAATAATTACCAAGGTAGCATTTTAGTTTTCCTTCCAGGAGTTGGTGAGATTAAAAGAGTATTAACGTTACTTTCTAATAAGTTACCATCTGATATTTTAGTATTACCACTTTATAGTGGTTTAAGCAGGGAAGACCAGGAGTTGGCAATTGCCCCTAGTGATTCCACTAGAAAGGTTGTTTTATCAACCTCTATTGCTGAGTCATCTATAACAATAGATGGTGTAAATATTGTAATTGATTCAGGGTTAATCCGTCGACCTACATTTAACTCTAAAAATGGTATGGAGAGTTTAGAGACTATATTTGTATCACAGGCTTCTGCTGACCAAAGAGCAGGGAGGGCAGGAAGAACCAAACCAGGAGTTTGTATCAGACTGTGGGATAGTCATAAAAAACTCCAGAAGGTTATAGAACCAGGTATTCTTAGGGAAGATCTTACACCAACGGTATTAAATCTTGCAGCATGGGGATATGTTGATCTATCAAGTTTAAACTGGCTTACACCTCCTAATGTCTCACTATTTAATAATGCATTAGATCTTCTTGTAAGCCTTGGTTGTATAAATGATAGTGGAATAACAGCGAAAGGACGGACTGTACGTTCTCTACCTGTTCATCCAAGGCTTGGTTCTATGGTTTACGAAGCTAAAAAAGTAGATATGTTACACACGGCCACCTTTGTAGCAGCTATTTTATCTGAAAAGGATTTTATTAATTACCCTAACAGACTATCTCAGAGTGATATCTTCTATCGCTTAGAGGCTTGCCTAAACAGGTCAGTATACCCTGGGACTATTAATAAGTATGGCCTAAAAAGAGTTAAGGATTATGCTAACTCTATGCACTCTGGTAACACCGTTTCTTTTAATACTTCATCTTTAGGTAAACTTCTTATGTATGCATATCCAGATAGAGTTGCTAAGAGTATAGGGGAGGGTAGATTTATAACTATTAATGGTGTCGAAGTCTCCTTACTAGATCATGATACCCTATATAACTGTCCATATATTATTGTACTTAACTCGGGGGGAACAAACCGAATTAACAAGGTTTATTTAGCCCATGAGATAACGACCTCGGATCTCTATGATAGGTTTAAAACCACTATGGAATGGTCTTCGGAACTTATTTATGATAAAAACCGTTCTATGTTTAGGTTGCATAAGGAGTACAAGTTAGGTGCCATTGTATTAAAAAGTGAGACTCTAAATAAAATCCCTACCGATTTATACCAGTCTTTACTTATATCTTACCTATCTAAAAATGGATTATCTACTCTTAACTGGGATAAAAAGTGTAACAGCTTTGTAGATAGGGTTAATTTTCTTAATCGTATAGATAAGGATAAATTCCCAGACTTTAGTTCCACAGCATTGATAGCGGACTTAAACTGGCTTAAACCATTTATTACTAGTGGAGGGATCGATCTTTTATCGGCTCTTAAAGGATTATTGGGGTGGGATAGACTTAAACTAATAGATGAACTGGCTCCTACCCATATTGTTGTTCCAAGTGGTTCTAACATTCCTTTAGATTATTCTACAGGGGAGGTTATATTAAAGGTTCGACTTCAGGAACTATTTGGGCTAACTGTTACTCCTGTAGTGTACAATAACCAGGTTCCTATAACTATTCATCTTCTCTCTCCAGCCTCCAGGCCTATACAGATAACTAAAGACTTAAAGAGTTTCTGGGATAATACCTACATAGATGTTAAAAAGGATTTAAAAGGTAGGTATCCTAAACATCACTGGCCAGATAACCCATATCAAGCAACTCCAACTAATAGGGTTAAGGGGAAAGGCAAAAAACAGCGACATTAA
- the araA gene encoding L-arabinose isomerase has product MKIYKDTKIWMISGSQHLYGDDTIKQVKEHTKIIADYLGTQQIIPADIEYKGIVTTEEEVTNFFIAANSSKECGGIMLWMHTFSPSKMWISGLKTVTKPILHLHTQFNKNIPWNDIDMDFMNLNQSAHGGREHGYINSRLKLNRKIVVGFYQDKEVLSEINVWIRAAVAHHKMKGAKICRFGDNMRNVAVTEGDKISAQITFGYNVHGYGVGDLVALLDKVTDAEVNAVVNEYNEKYLVDETLKVGGDMFQSLKDAAKLEIAMEKFLVDGGFCAFTTTFEDLHGLCQLPGLACQRLMEKGFGFAGEGDWKTAALVRTMKIMGRGMPGGTTFMEDYTYDLTDGDSSVLGAHMLEVCPSIAGKNPVKLEVHHLGIGGKDQPVRMVFNGEGGPSLNASIMDMGNRFRLLINEIDTMDEINDLPKLPVARVVWKPLPDFKTAAKSWILAGGAHHTSYSKDVTTEMLRDYAGMVDIETVVIDTNTNFIGLNKELQWNDLYYSMKGFAGGRN; this is encoded by the coding sequence ATGAAAATATATAAAGATACGAAAATTTGGATGATTTCTGGGTCACAACACTTATATGGTGACGATACAATAAAACAGGTTAAGGAGCATACCAAGATTATTGCAGACTACCTTGGAACACAACAGATAATTCCAGCTGATATTGAGTATAAAGGAATAGTTACTACAGAAGAGGAAGTTACAAATTTCTTTATTGCAGCTAATAGTAGTAAAGAGTGTGGAGGTATTATGCTTTGGATGCATACATTCTCTCCATCAAAAATGTGGATTAGCGGATTAAAAACAGTAACTAAGCCTATTTTACACCTGCATACTCAGTTTAATAAGAATATACCGTGGAATGATATTGATATGGATTTTATGAACCTTAACCAGTCTGCCCATGGTGGTAGGGAGCATGGTTATATTAATAGCAGGTTAAAATTAAACAGAAAGATTGTTGTAGGTTTTTATCAGGATAAAGAAGTTCTTTCCGAAATTAATGTTTGGATAAGAGCTGCAGTAGCTCATCATAAAATGAAAGGTGCTAAAATATGTAGATTTGGTGATAACATGAGAAATGTTGCTGTTACAGAAGGTGATAAAATATCAGCACAAATAACATTCGGATATAATGTTCATGGTTATGGAGTAGGAGATCTTGTTGCTCTATTAGATAAAGTTACAGATGCGGAAGTTAATGCTGTTGTTAATGAGTACAACGAAAAATATCTAGTAGATGAGACATTAAAAGTTGGTGGAGATATGTTTCAATCACTAAAAGATGCTGCGAAACTAGAAATAGCTATGGAAAAGTTTCTGGTTGATGGAGGTTTTTGTGCTTTTACTACAACCTTCGAAGATTTACATGGTCTATGTCAGCTTCCAGGTCTAGCATGTCAAAGACTTATGGAGAAGGGATTTGGATTTGCCGGAGAAGGGGACTGGAAAACAGCAGCACTTGTAAGAACTATGAAGATCATGGGACGTGGTATGCCTGGTGGTACTACATTCATGGAAGATTATACTTATGACTTAACAGATGGAGATTCAAGTGTTTTAGGTGCTCATATGTTAGAGGTTTGTCCATCTATTGCAGGGAAAAACCCTGTAAAACTTGAAGTTCATCACTTAGGTATTGGTGGTAAAGATCAGCCAGTAAGAATGGTTTTTAATGGTGAAGGTGGTCCTTCATTAAACGCTTCTATAATGGATATGGGTAACAGATTCAGACTGTTAATAAACGAAATAGATACAATGGATGAAATTAATGATCTTCCTAAACTGCCTGTAGCAAGGGTTGTTTGGAAACCTCTTCCAGACTTTAAAACAGCAGCAAAGTCATGGATTTTAGCAGGTGGTGCACACCACACTAGTTATAGTAAGGATGTAACAACGGAGATGTTAAGGGATTATGCTGGGATGGTTGACATCGAAACTGTAGTTATAGATACTAATACGAACTTTATAGGTCTTAATAAAGAGTTACAGTGGAATGATTTATACTATAGTATGAAAGGATTTGCTGGAGGTAGAAATTAA